DNA sequence from the Candidatus Deferrimicrobiaceae bacterium genome:
GCCTGCGGGAAAGCCCTAACTGGTGCAGTGTCTCGTAAATGGTTTGACGCACCGATCGGTCGCCGGGATAGCCCGGGACAGGCGGCCATCCCGCGCACGGGGCGCAGCGGGGGGTTCCTCGGAGCGGCCTGTGGAGCGAGGGAGCAATTGCGTCGAGCGGAACCGGCAGCGAGCGGGCGAAGGTCGCGAGCGTAGCGAAGAGGAAGCCCCCCGCGAGCCCGTGCGCGGAGACGGACTCGATCGTCAATGGATTTACGTGACGCTACACTAGAGCCGGTCCGCGATGTCCCAGAAGATCTTTTCGACGTAGTTGCGGAAACCGTGGATGAAGGCGCACCGCCGGTTGAACCGGGCCAGCGACCCGCAAAAATACAGGCCGGGGAGGGTGGACTCCCCCGTGGGGGAGATCTCCGGGTAACCGTCTTCCCCGATCCGGACGGCGCCGCCATCGATCGGCATCCACGCGGGGCGATACCCCGTGGCGCAGATGATCCAGTCGAACTCCCTCTCCTCCCCTCCCCGGAACCGGACACGGCCGCCCGAAACCCGGAGGGGGGGGTCCTCCTCCCGGAGGCCGATGATTCCGAACCGGATGCATTCCTTGAGGGTGCTTTCCGACGACCCCCGGATGTGCTCCAGGTCTCCCGTCTCGCTGAAGTAGCGCATCGGCCCCCGCGTGCAGAGCGTGACCCCGGCGGTCCCGGCCAGTTCGATCGCGATTTCCGCGGCGGAGTTCCCGCCGCCGATGACGAGGACCCGCTTCCCCGAATACGCCATGCAATGGATGAAGTCGCAGGCGTGGATGACGACCGGGTTGGGCGCGATCCCCGGGATGTCGGGGTACGCCGGCTCGGACGAGGAACCCGTCGCGAGGACCAGGAAACGGCACGACTTCTTTCCGGCCGGCGTCTCGACGGAGAACCCTCCCGGGAT
Encoded proteins:
- a CDS encoding NAD(P)-binding domain-containing protein, translating into MKSVIIVGGGPAGLLLAHFLGEHGIDYEVLERGKIAQSWRMMREGMILLSPAVPGTDWTSLTLRHPLWALPGIRKPFPRREDFLCYVDAFARENQLRVVENTPVSRAAVIPGGFSVETPAGKKSCRFLVLATGSSSEPAYPDIPGIAPNPVVIHACDFIHCMAYSGKRVLVIGGGNSAAEIAIELAGTAGVTLCTRGPMRYFSETGDLEHIRGSSESTLKECIRFGIIGLREEDPPLRVSGGRVRFRGGEEREFDWIICATGYRPAWMPIDGGAVRIGEDGYPEISPTGESTLPGLYFCGSLARFNRRCAFIHGFRNYVEKIFWDIADRL